In a single window of the Arvicanthis niloticus isolate mArvNil1 unplaced genomic scaffold, mArvNil1.pat.X S10, whole genome shotgun sequence genome:
- the LOC117696077 gene encoding LOW QUALITY PROTEIN: preferentially expressed antigen in melanoma-like protein 7 (The sequence of the model RefSeq protein was modified relative to this genomic sequence to represent the inferred CDS: substituted 1 base at 1 genomic stop codon): MLQQVHSDXRFIKMSFQVPPTLQSLAVQSLLKNEALAMSALQKLPRVFFPPLFKAAFIGRHTKILKAMVAAWPFPCLPVEALMKFHDMMILQAVLDGVDMQLIGNFHPRRQKLQVLDLRNVHHDFWDVSAGPVDGDRSAETVCEKQIPTRPHRYALRQRLKVVTDLHLEFDLNEYQTYLLQWAQERRGCLHLCCVKMQIRGLSMSTVKKVFKIFQPECIEELELNTGWTLSTLAGFAPCLGQMKHLRKLLLTVVHENLFNFLITSTDTQEKRVTKFISQFSKFNCLQHLNMIGVYFLEDRLDELLRCLKTPLEFLSITLCKFSQSDLESFAQCQSLHHLKHLHLAGIILCDLSLVPLRILLEKVADTLKTLQLEHCRMTDSQLSALFPALSQCSQLIEFNFYDNDISMAVLRNFLHHTANLKQLNVEFYPAPLECYETGSVIRAETFFQLSSELMNTLCTLRQPQFVSFASQICLQCSWRCIYNMETRLCHCWQ; the protein is encoded by the exons ATGCTTCAACAGGTCCATTCTGACTAAAGATTCATCAAGATGAGCTTCCAGGTCCCACCCACACTCCAGAGCTTGGCAGTACAGAGCTTGTTGAAGAATGAAGCCTTGGCCATGTCTGCTCTGCAGAAGCTGCCGAGAGTGttcttcccaccactcttcaaGGCAGCCTTCATTGGCAGACACACAAAGATACTGAAGGCAATGGTGGCAGCCTggccctttccctgcctccctgtgGAGGCACTGATGAAATTCCATGACATGATGATATTGCAAGCTGTGCTGGATGGTGTAGACATGCAGCTGATAGGAAATTTTCACCCAAG aagacagaagcttCAAGTGCTAGACCTTAGGAATGTGCACCATGACTTCTGGGATGTTTCAGCTGGACCAGTTGATGGAGACCGCTCAGCAGAGACTGTGTGTGAAAAGCAAATACCAACACGCCCTCATCGATATGCACTGAGGCAACGTCTGAAGGTGGTCACTGACCTTCACCTTGAGTTTGATCTGAATGAATACCAAACTTATCTATTGCAGTGGGCACAGGAGAGAAGAGGTTGCCTGCACCTGTGCTGTGTGAAGATGCAGATAAGGGGATTGTCTATGTCCACAGTCAAGAAGGTCTTCAAGATTTTCCAGCCAGAGTGCATTGAGGAGTTAGAACTGAATACAGGGTGGACTCTGTCCACATTGGCAGGCTTTGCACCTTGCCTGGGTCAGATGAAACATCTTCGTAAACTCCTTCTAACAGTAGTCCATGAGAAtctctttaattttctaattacGTCAACAGACACACAGGAGAAGAGAGTCACCAAGTTCATTTCTCAGTTCTCCAAATTCAACTGTCTTCAGCATCTCAATATGATTGGTGTCTACTTTCTTGAGGACCGCCTGGATGAATTGCTTCg GTGTCTGAAAACCCCATTGGAGTTCCTGTCCATTACTCTCTGCAAGTTCTCACAATCAGACTTGGAGTCCTTTGCCCAGTGTCAGAGCCTCCATCATCTCAAACATCTGCATTTAGCAGGCATCATTTTGTGTGATCTGAGTCTTGTGCCTCTCAGAATTCTCCTAGAAAAAGTCGCAGACACTCTGAAGACCCTGCAATTAGAACATTGTAGAATGACAGACTCTCAGCTCAGTGCACTTTTCCCTGCCCTGAGTCAGTGCTCTCAGCTCATTGAGTTCAACTTCTATGACAATGACATCTCCATGGCTGTCCTAAGGAACTTTCTGCATCACACAGCCAACCTAAAGCAGCTGAATGTCGAGTTTTACCCTGCCCCTCTGGAATGCTATGAAACTGGTTCTGTCATCAGAGCAGAGACATTTTTCCAGCTTTCTTCTGAGCTTATGAACACACTTTGTACTTTAAGGCAGCCCCAGTTTGTCTCCTTTGCCTCTCAGATATGCCTTCAGTGTTCATGGCGCTGTATCTATAACATGGAGACCAGACTTTGCCATTGTTGGCAGTAA